Proteins from one Cryptomeria japonica chromosome 4, Sugi_1.0, whole genome shotgun sequence genomic window:
- the LOC131875337 gene encoding NAC domain-containing protein 45-like, with protein MAAPLVAPGFRFYPRDEELLSYLRRKVSGRKIEPDIIPEIGLYDCEPWDLPDKSPLSNGDSQWYFFTLLKRRYHTGSRINRATKAGYWKASGRGRKIASQLGVKRTLVFYTGRTPQGEQTDWVMHEYSLDGAAGLQDTFVLCRIFKKKGTEHKNGEQNDAQIENNIEPTPSHAYVQGCPDAALNVPITLIGSPQTPHSSQNLAAQTLYELEHSRGERGTVQFDAVNGVGTNPRRFNTNTATNEEEMKYMAEVFENVKDTEETGHFDNRQNSASMDTAPLDHSAHPEHHNCSKCDKTAEELISFKKGFEKMTEELINLKADVAKMVDLFQSNSTMQENVTALLRMLQKMEFKKHGDDKGASSSNHMQLIEFL; from the exons ATGGCAGCTCCGTTAGTGGCTCCAGGTTTCAGGTTCTATCCCAGGGATGAAGAACTCTTGAGTTATTTGCGGAGAAAAGTGAGTGGACGTAAGATTGAGCCGGATATCATTCCAGAAATAGGTTTGTACGATTGCGAGCCATGGGATCTACCTG ATAAGTCTCCTCTGTCCAATGGAGATTCGCAATGGTATTTCTTCACTCTTCTTAAGAGAAGGTATCATACTGGTTCACGCATAAACAGGGCCACTAAAGCTGGTTACTGGAAAGCAAGTGGGAGGGGCCGTAAGATTGCCTCACAGTTGGGTGTGAAGAGAACCCTAGTCTTCTACACAGGCCGCACTCCACAGGGGGAACAAACAGATTGGGTGATGCATGAATATTCTCTAGATGGCGCAGCTGGTTTGCAG GATACTTTTGTCTTATGCCGTATTTTCAAGAAAAAGGGAACAGAGCATAAGAATGGTGAACAGAATGACGCACAGATAGAAAATAATATAGAACCTACGCCCTCACACGCTTATGTTCAAGGGTGTCCAGATGCAGCGTTGAACGTGCCAATAACTTTGATTGGATCTCCTCAAACTCCCCACTCCTCTCAAAACCTGGCAGCTCAGACTCTCTACGAACTCGAGCATAGCCGTGGTGAAAGAGGCACAGTTCAGTTCGATGCTGTCAATGGGGTGGGTACCAATCCCAGGAGATTTAACACCAACACCGCTACCAACGAAGAGGAGATGAAATATATGGCGGAGGTTTTCGAAAATGTGAAAGACACTGAGGAAACTGGGCACTTTGATAATAGGCAAAACTCTGCTAGTATGGACACTGCCCCTCTTGACCATTCTGCTCATCCCGAGCATCACAACTGCTCTAAATGTGACAAGACGGCAGAGGAGCTCATTAGTTTCAAAAAAGGCTTCGAGAAGATGACAGAGGAGCTCATCAACCTCAAAGCCGATGTAGCAAAGATGGTTGATCTCTTCCAATCCAACTCTACTATGCAGGAGAATGTGACAGCACTACTTCGTATGTTGCAGAAGATGGAATTCAAAAAGCATGGAGATGACAAAGGTGCAAGTTCAAGCAATCACATGCAGCTGATTGAATTTTTGTAA